A region of the Pseudomonas sp. J452 genome:
GGCGGGCGGCTTTTTCCTGCTCTTTCTTGATCTCGCTGCGAATCAGGGTCAGGCGTTGGCCCTGGGCATGCACGAAGAAGGCGGTGATGCAGATATACAGCGTGGCTAGCAGGATGCTGACCATGGCCACCAGGATCGGCGTGGCCGCATTGATTTTCGGCTGCAGCAGGGCGGTGTTCAAGGCCATGCTGCCAGCGGCGATCAGCAGGGTCAGACCCATGTAGCGCAGACCTCCGGAGATCAGCGCACTGAAACTGAGGGTCAGCAGGATCATCAGCCCCGGTACCACCGAGAAACCCATCAGCACGGCGGCAGCGCCTGCATGGGCAGAGTCGATGAACAGCAAGCTGAGGCGCGTCTGCTGCGGATAGTCCTGCTTGAAGCGGTTGCCCAGGTGATGGGCCAGGTGTGGGTAGAGCAGGGCGTAGGGCACCATCCACAGGATGTCGTAGGCGAAGTGCTGGGCGTAGGTGCCGGCGGCGATGCTGGCGGCGGTGGCGATGTAGGCCAGCACGCGTGAGTAGTATTCGCGCAGCAGCGGGGCGGACTGAACCTGGGCAGGTAACTTCATGAAGTGAAACGATCCCCGATAGTTTTCTGACGCTTCTAAGCGAGCGTTCAGACGGTCTGCAAAACCTGAACCAGTGTTGCGGCAGGAGGAGGATCATAACCAAGCGTATGCTCGGCGGCCAAGTGCGACCGCCGAATGGTGATTTTCGCAGGCTGCCTGGTTCAGCTGGCCGCAGGTTGCATGGCGGCCTTGTAGAGGGACTGCCGTGGCTGGGCGAAGACCCGGCGCAGCATGGGCTCGAAGAACGCCAGGGGCAGGGTTTCGCCCTGTGGGTCAAAGGCGGCGGCGTCGTAGCGGGCGCAGAACTCGATGGTGCGCTGGTACTGCGGGTGCTCCTTGAACTGTTCGCGCAGGTGGCGATCCAGGCCCAGGTGATGGAAGAAGTAGTAGCCCTGGAAGATCCCGTGTTTTTCCACCATCCACAGGTTTTCCGCGCTGACGAACGGCTTGAGGATGGCGGCGGCGATATCCGGGTGGTTGTAGCTGCCGAGGGTGTCGCCGATGTCGTGGAGCAGGGCACAGACCACGTATTCCTCATCTTCACCGGCGCGGTGGGCCAGGGTGGCGGCCTGCAGGGAGTGGCTCAGGCGATCCACCGGAAAGCCGCCGAAGTCGCCATCCAGCAGTTTGAGGTGGCTCAGGATACGGTCCGGCAAGTGCTTTGCGTAGGCAGCGAAATCCTCGGCGATGATGGCCCAGTCCTCGGCCTGGCCGTCTTGCATATGGGTGAAACGGGCGCGGCTGTTCATCAGGTCGGTCTCGTTCTTGTTGTAACCGATGACGGTGCGATCAGAAGCGGATGCGCCCGGTGAAGGCGTCCTTGAGCATCACCCAGTCGCCCATCAGGCTGTACAGCGGGTACTGGAAGGTGGCCGGGCGGTTCTTCTCGAAGACGAAGTGGCCAACCCAGGCAAAGCCATAGCCGGCGACCGGCAGGGCCAGCAGCCAGAGCCATTGCTGGGTCAGCAGGCTGTAGCCGAGGATGGTCAGGACCAGCAGGCTGCCGACATAGTGCAGGCGCCGGCAGATATCGTTGCTGTGTTCCTGCAGGTAATAGGGATAGAACTCGGCAAAGCTCTGGTAGCGTTCGGTGGGTGCGGCGCTCATGGCGTACCTCCTGTCATTGTCGACGGACAGTGTAGGGTGGCTGTCTTCTGCGGCCAGTGACATACAGTGCCAGTTTAGTATCCTTGCGCCGCCAGCCTGCGCTTGAACAGAACAAGAATTAGCCTATGAGCGAACGTACCACTTCATCCAGTTGGGCTTCCGGCATCGTTGCGGCGCTGGAGCTGGGCGGTGTCGACTGCCGCAGCCTGTTTGCCCGCCTGGGCCTGGATTACGCGGCACTCAGCGATGCCGATGCGCGCTTCCCGCAGGATGCCATGACCCGCCTGTGGCACCTGGCCGTGGAGGCCTCCGGCAATCCGGCGATCGGTCTGAACATGGCGAAGACCCTGCGTCCGTCGTCGTTCAACGTGGTCGGCTATGCGGTGATGTCCAGTCGCAACCTGCAGGAAGGCTTCGCCCGTCTGGTGCGCTATCAGCGGATCATCGGTGAGGGTGCCGACCTCAGCTTCCACCCCACGCCGGAAGGCTACGAGATCGTTCTGGCCATCCACGGTGATCGCCTGCCTTCCGCAAGCCAGAGTGCCGAAGCATCGCTGGCGTATTCCCTGGCGTTCTGTCGCTGGCTGACCGGCAAGCCACTGAGTCCGCGTCTGGCCAGCTTCATGGGCCCGCCGCCAGCGGATATGCAACCCTACCGTGAAGTATTCCAGTGCCCGCTGAAGTTCAACGCCGAGCGCTATGCGCTGTTGTTCGAACGGGCCGACCTGGATGCGCCGCTGCCCTCGGCCAACGAGGCGCTGGCGCAACTGCATGATCGTTTTGCCGGCGATTATCTGGCGCGCTTCTCGGGCAGCCGGGTGACCCATCAGGTGCGTCAGGTGCTGTGCCGCCTGCTACCGCAGGGTGAGCCCAAGCGCGAGACCGTGGCGCAGGCTCTGCTGCTGTCCGAGCGCACCTTGCAGCGCCGCTTGCAGGATGAAGGCACCAGCTATCAGCAGTTGCTCGACGATACGCGCCGCGAGCTGGCCGGCCAGTACCTGACCCAGCCCAACCTGACCTTGCTGGAGATTTCCTATCTGCTGGGTTTTGCCGATCCGAGCAATTTCTTCCGCGCATTTCGCCGCTGGTTCGATGTCACCCCAGGCGAGTATCGCGCGCGCTTATAAGGTTTGATCCGGCCGGGCAGCATTGCGCTGATCGGCTGTCAGCCCTCTGCGTCAGGCGCAGAGGGCTATCCACTCAGCCGACGGTCACCTGCGGCATGGCCGGCATGGTTACGGTCTGCTCGGCGCGCGGGGCTAGCACTTCGGCTTCGCCATCGACCACTTGCTCAGCGTTCTGGTTGAACACCCGGGTGGCCAGGCGCACGCGGCCCTTGGGCAGCTTTTCCAGCACTTCCAGTTTTACCGTCAGGGTGTCGCCCAGTTTCACCGGACGGGTGAACTTGAGCTGCTGGCCGAGGTAGATGGTGCCCGGGCCGGGCAGGCGGCAGGCGATGGCCGCGCTGATCAGTGCGCCGCTGAACATGCCGTGGGCGATACGTTCCTTGAACATCGTTTCGGCGGCGAAGGCGGCGTCCAAGTGGACCGGGTTGTTGTCGCCGGATACGGCGGCGAACAGCTGGATGTCGCGCTCTTCAACGGTCTTGTCGAAGCTGGCCTGCTGGCCGACCTCGAGGGCTTCGTAGGGGATATTGGTGACCTGGGTCATGCGGGCTCCTGGACAGGTGTGGGGCACTGACGGCTGTGGGCGAGGGTCGCGTCCAGCCAGTCGAGCAGGTAAGTGGTCACCTCGTCGCGGTTGCTCTCGTTGAGCAGCTCGTGGCGGGCGTCGGGGTAGATCTGCAGTTGCACGTCCTTGAGGCCGGCGGCGCGCAGCGCACCGGCCAGATCAGCAAGACGCTTGCCCTCGCTGACCGGGTCACGGTCACCGCCGATCACCAGCAGCGGCAGGTCGCTGTCGATCTGTGCCAGGTTGTCGACCTGGCTGATGTACTGCATGCCACCGAGCAGGTCGATCCACAGCTGGTTGCTGCAGGGGTGGCCGCAGAACGGGTCGTGGATGTACTTGTCGACTTCTGCCGGGTCGCGGCTGAGCCAGTCGAAGGCCGTACGGTTGGGCTTGAAGGCCTTGTTGAACGAGCCGAAGGAGAGGAAGTCGATCAGCTTGCTGTGGCCGCCCGGCCCCTGACGCCAGCGCTCGGCACGGGCAATCAGGCTAGCCAGCTTGTACAGCCGCGGCGACTGATAATTGGAGCCGGAGAGGATGGCGCCCTGCAGGCTGCAACTGTGGCGCATCAGGTAGGCCTGGCCGATGTAGCTGCCCATGCTGTGTGCCAGCAGGAAGATCGGCGCCTGCGGGTGCTGCTGGCGGATATGGTGATTGAGGCTGGCCAGGTCGCCGACCACCTTGCTCCAGCCGTCGGCATCGGCGTAATGGCCGAGTACGCCGCGTTCGGCGGTGCGGCCGTGGCCGCGTTGGTCGAGGGCGTACACGGCAAAGCCGTCGGCGACCAGGCTCTCGGCCAGGCGCGCATAGCGGGCGCTGTGCTCGGCCATGCCGTGGGCGATCATCACCACGGCCTTGGGCGGGCTCTCGCCATGCCAGTGGTTGACCAGCAGGGCGCTGCCGTCAGTGGCGCTGAGCCAGAAGTCTTGGTGCTGCATGGCGGGTCCTTGTGCCCAGGATGTCGCGGCATTGTGCATGGGCGGGGCGGGGCAGGCCAAGTACTGTTCAGCGCACTGGATTGGCGTATCGCTGGAGAATGCGCGTGTATTCGCCGCTGCTGTGCAGTTCGGCCAGGCCGCGGGCGAAGATGGCTGCCCAGTCCGGTTGTCCGGGTTTCTGGGCGGTGAAACCGACAAATAGCGGAATGCGCTCCAGGGCTGGCTCCTGCCAGTGCAGGCGGCCGCGCAAAGCGGCATCCTGGTTGATCAGGTAGTCGCCGACGGTACGTTCCAGCAACACCAGATCGAAACGCCGCGCCGCCAGTTTGCGCAGGTTGCTGATGTCGTCCACGGCTTCTTCGGCGCTGAAGCCCGAGCGCAGCAGGTTGGGTGGATAGCCATAGCCGCGCACGATGCCGACGCGCTGGCCACGCAATTCGCTCAGGCTCTGATAGGCCACCGGTTTGCTCTTGCGTACGAAGAAGCCCAGCTGGCTGTAGAACAGCGGGCGCGAAGCGATCAGCTGTTCCTCGATGATTTCCTGTGGCCACAAGGCCAGCGCGCCCTGGTAATTGCCACTGCGCAGGTCGGCGCGCACCCGTGCCCAGGGCAGGAAGTCCACCTGCGCGACATGGCCCTGGGTAGCGAAGGCGCGTACGGTCAGCTCGACGATGCTGCCGCCGGTCGGCAGCGCCTGCGAGCAGTACGGCGGGTATTCCAGGGTGGCTAGGCGCAGCTCTGCGGCCACAGGCAGGCTCAGGCAGAGGGAGAGCAGTAGGGCGGACAGGCTCAGGCGCATTAGGACGGGTCGTGATGACTAACTATTAGCTATAGCTCAACAGAGTGGTGATCGCTCTGCAATCATTGGCAAGATTCATGCGGTCAATGAGTCAGTCGTGGGTATTTGCCTGCGTCCGTGGAGCTGTTAAGTTCCGGGGCAGCCCGGCTGTTGTCTTGACGGTCGGTTAGGATTTTCAGGTCAAGGGGAATAACAACAATGCAACCTGACTTTTGGGACGACAAACGCCCGGCTGGGGTCTCCAATCAACTCGATCTCTCCACCTACCGCTCGGTGGTCGAAGTGTTCGAGCGTTCCTGCAAGAAGTTCGCTGACCGACCGGCGTTCAGCAACCTCGGTGTCACGCTGACCTATGCCGAGCTGGAGCGCCATTCAGCGGCGTTCGCCGGCTGGTTGCAGAAAAACACCGACCTCAAGCCCGGCGACCGTATCGCCGTGCAGATGCCCAATATCCTGCAGTACCCGATTGCCGTGTTCGGTGCCATGCGCGCCGGCCTGATCGTGGTCAACACCAACCCGTTGTACACCGTGCGCGAGATGCGTCACCAGTTCAATGATGCTGGTGTACGGGCCTTGGTTTACCTCAATACCTTCGGCAAGTCGGTGCAGGACGTGCTGCCCGACACCCCGATCGAGTACCTGATCGAAGCGCGCATGGGCGACCTGATGCCGAGCCTCAAGGGCTGGCTGGTCAATACCCTGGTGAATAAGGTCAAGAAGCTGGTGCCGGACTACAGCCTGCCGCAGGCACTGGCATTCAAGGACGTGCTGCGCAATGGTCGCGGGCATGCACTGAAACCGGCCAAGGTCGCTTTCGACGATGTCGCCGTGCTGCAGTACACCGGTGGCACCACGGGCGTGGCCAAGGGCGCCATGCTGACCCATGGCAACCTGATCGCCAACATGCAGCAGGTGCACAACTGCCTGCAGCAGACGGCGGAAGACGGCCAGCCGCTGATGAAGGAGGGTGGCGAGATCATGATCGCGCCGCTGCCGCTCTACCATATCTATGCCTTCACCGCGAACTGCATGTGCATGATGGTCAGCGGCAACCACAATGTGCTGATCACCAATCCGCGCGACATTCCGGGCTTCGTCAAGGAGCTCGGCAAGTGGCAGTTCTCCGCGTTTCTGGGGCTCAACACCCTGTTCGTTGCGCTGATGGACAATCCCGAGTTCAAGAACCTCGATTTCTCCCGGCTCAAGCTGACCAACTCCGGCGGCACCGCGCTGGTTAAGGCCACGGCCGAGCGCTGGCAGCAGATGACCGGTTGCGCCATTGTCGAAGGCTACGGCCTCACCGAAACTGCGCCGGTCGCCACCACCAACTGCTACGGCAAGCTGGCGCGCCTGGGCACCGTGGGCATTCCGGTGGCAGGCACGGCGCTCAAGGTGATCGATGACGACGGTGTCGAGCAGCCGATCGGCGAACGTGGCGAGCTGTGCATCAAGGGCCCGCAGGTGATGAAAGGCTACTGGCAGCGCCCGGAAGCCACCGCCGAGGTACTGGATGCCGAAGGCTGGTTCAAGACCGGTGACGTGGCGGTGATCGACCCGGACGGCTATGTACGCATCGTCGACCGCAAGAAGGACATGATCATCGTCTCTGGCTTCAACGTGTACCCCAACGAGATCGAGGACGTGGTCATGGCTCATCCGAAGGTTGCCAGCTGCGCGGCCATCGGTGTGCCGGACGAGAAATCCGGCGAGGCGGTCAAGCTGTTCGTCGTGCCGCGCGAGGGCGGTATCAGCGTGGAAGAGTTGAAGGCCTTCTGCCGGGAGAACTTCACCGGCTACAAGGTGCCCAAGCACATCGTCTTCAGGGACGCCTTGCCAATGACACCGGTCGGCAAGATTCTGCGTCGCGAACTGCGCGATATCGCCTAAAAGCCCTATGCTGCCTGCTGTCCGGAGAAGTTTTCCGGATAGTCAAGAAAATGACCGTCCAGCATTGGGTGGTCATTTTTATGACCGTTCGGGGCAGGTTTGGTGCTAGTCGGTGTTTGGCAAAGCTGCTACTCTCGGCCCGATTTTTTGCCGACCCGTCGGCGAAAACGCACACCAATCACAAAAAATAACCGCCATTGCGCGGTGTAAATAAGCTGTTGCTCAGGAGTAGGCTTTTCATGACCGAAAACTTCTGGAAGGACAAGTACCCTGTCGGGATCGCTGCCGAGATCGATGCCGACCAGTACCCCAATATTCAGACCGTACTGAAACAGTCCTGCCAACGCTTTGCCGACAAGCCTGCGTTCAGCAACCTGGGCAAGACACTCACCTACGGTGAGTTGTACGAGTTGTCCGGCGCCTTTGCCGCCTATCTGCAGAATCACACCGACCTTCAGCCCGGCGACCGCATCGCCGTGCAGCTGCCCAACGTCCTGCAATACCCGGTCGTGGTATTCGGTGCCCTGCGTGCCGGCCTGGTGGTGGTCAACACCAACCCGCTGTACACCGCGCGGGAGATGGAACACCAGTTCAACGACTCCGGCGCCAAGGCCCTGGTCTGCCTGGCCAACATGGCCCACCTGGCCGAGGAAGTGCTGCCCAAGACCGGCATCAAGCACGTGGTGGTCACCGAAGTCGCCGACATGCTGCCGCTGCTCAAGCGCACCCTGGTCAACTTCGTCGTCAAGCATGTGAAGAAGATGGTCCCGGCCTACAATCTGCCGCAGGCCGTATCGATCAACCAGGCCCTGGCCAAGGGCCGTGGCAAGCCGGTCAAGGAAGCCAGCCCGCACAACGGCGATGTCGCCGTACTGCAGTACACCGGCGGCACCACCGGCGTGGCCAAGGGTGCGATGCTGACCCACCGCAACCTGATCGCCAACATGCTGCAATCCAAGGCGCTGATGGGCTCCAACCTCAACGAGGGTTGTGAGATCGTCATCTGCCCGCTGCCGCTGTATCACATCTACGCCTTCACCTTCCATTGCATGGCGATGATGCTCACCGGCAACCACAACATCCTCATCACCAACCCGCGCGACCTGCCGGGCACCGTGAAGGAACTGGGCAACTGGAAGTTCAGCGCCTTCGTCGGCCTCAACACCCTGTTCGTCGCCCTGTGCAACAGCGAAGACTTCCGCAAGCTGGACTTCTCCGCGCTGAAGCTGACCCTGTCTGGCGGCATGGCCCTGCAACTGGCTGCGGCCGAGCGCTGGAAAGCCGTCACCGGCTGCGCCATCTGCGAAGGTTACGGCATGACCGAAACCAGCCCGGTGGTGTCGGTCAACCCGTTCCAGAACATCCAGATCGGCACCATCGGCATCCCGGTTCCGTCGACCCTGTGCAAGGTCATCGACGACGCCGGCAACGACCTGCCGATGGGCGAGCGTGGCGAGCTGTGCGTCAAGGGCCCGCAGGTGATGAAAGGCTACTGGCAGCGCCAGGAAGCCACCGACGAGATGCTCGACAAGGATGGCTGGCTGAAGACCGGCGACATCGCCGTGATCCAGGATGACGGCTTCATGCGCATCGTCGACCGCAAGAAGGACATGATTCTGGTGTCCGGCTTCAACGTCTACCCGAACGAGCTGGAAGACGTGCTGGTGACCCTGCCGGGCGTGCTGCTGTGCGCCGCCATCGGCGTGCCGGACGAGAAGTCCGGCGAGGCGATCAAGGTCTTCGTGGTGGTCAAACCAGGCGAAAGCCTGACCAAGGAGCAGGTGATGGAGCACATGCGTGCCAACCTTACCGGCTACAAGGTGCCGCGCACTGTCGAGTTCCGTGACAGCCTGCCGACCACCAACGTCGGCAAGATCCTGCGCCGCGAGCTGCGTGACGAAGAGCTGAAGAAGATCGCCGCCAAGGCCTGATGCCTGCGCTGCAATGATAAAGCCCCGCTTCGGCGGGGCTTTGTCGTTTCTGCGCGGTGCTGCTTCCAAGGAGGGCAGGGCCCGCGCCTGAAAAGAGGCATTCAGGGGCTGCTTATGATCTCGCGAGATAGAGAAAAACAGCCGAGGAAGCGAAGTTTACGAGCCGTAATGAGCATGGCTCGTTTCACTCGCCCTTTGGGGCGCGCTAAACAAGCCGCGCTCCAAGGCTGTTTTGCGCCGAATAGCCGGCGTGCCGCAGATCGTAGGCAGGTGCTCAGAGCTTCTTGGCAGAGATGATCAGCACCGGCTGGCGCGGTACGTTCTGGTGCATGCCGCGGTTGCCGGTCGGTACCTGGGCGATCTTGTCGACCACTTCCATGCCGCGCACTACCTTGCCGAACACCGCATAGCCGAAGTCGCGGCCGCCGTGGTCGAGGAAGGCGTTGTCCTTGTGGTTGATGAAGAACTGGCTGGTGGCCGAGTCGACGACCTGGGTGCGGGCCATGGCCAGGGTGCCGCGCAGGTTGCGCAGGCCGTTGTCGGCCTCGTTCTTGATCGGATCCTGGGTGTCTTTCTCGCCCATGTCGGCATCGAAGCCGCCGCCCTGGACCATGAAACCGGGGATCACCCGGTGGAACTGGGTGCCGTCGTAGAAACCGGATTCCACATAGGCGAGGAAGTTCTTGGCGCTGATCGGCGCCTTGTCGGCGGCCAGCTCGATCTCGACTTCACCGAGGCTGGTGGTCAGCAGCACATGGGGATTCTCGGTGGCAGTCTCGGCGGCCATCAGGTTGAGGCTGAGCAGCAGGCTGCAGGCGGCGAGGGCAAGTTTGTTCAGCATGGGTAGGTCCTTGTTTTCAGGGTTTTTCGACTGAGCCAATAAAACTCAGCAGGGTCGTGTTGAACTGATCGGGCTGATCCATCGGTGTGGCATGGCGCGACTGCGGGATGACCACCAGGCGCGCGTCGGGCAGCCGCTCGACATAGCGTTCCTTGTGCGCCACCGGGGTGTAGTCGCGGTCACCGCTGATCACCAGCGTAGGACAGGTGATATTGCCCAGGTGTTCCCAGACGCTCCAGCCGATGATGGCATCCAGGCTGGCCAAATAGGCGCGTTTGTCGTTCTGCGGCCAGCGCTGCTCGATCTTCTGCCGCAGCTCGGCCTGTTCCGGACGCGGGAAGAGGATGCGTCCCAGGCCCTTGCCGATGGTCTCCAGGCTGAGCAGGCGCGAGAGTGCCCAGCGCTTACCCAGCTGCCACCAGTCGCCCAGGCTCTTGGCGCGCACTTCCGGGGTGCTGTTGACGATGGTCAGGCTATGCAGCAGTTCAGGGCGCTCGACGCCAAGCTGGAAGGCAATCATGCCGCCCATGGAAATACCGACCAGGTGTACCTTGCCGAGCTTGAGGTGCTCGATCAGGGCGGCCACGTCGTCGGCAAACTGCGCAATGCTGTAGGCCTCGTGCGGCTTGCCGGAACGGCCGTGGCCACGCACGTCGAGGGCGATCACCCGGTGGCTGCGGCTGAGCAGCGGCACCTGGTATTCCCAGTCACGGATGCTTGAGCCCAGACCGTGTACCAGCAGCAGTGGTGTGCCCTGGCCATGGTCCTCGAAGTGCAACTGGCAGCCGGCGTGTTCGAAATAAGACATGGCTGGGCCCTCAGTTGGCGGGTAGGGGCGCGGCGAACGGCGCATCGAGTGGGGCGGCATCGAAGGTCTTGATCAGTTCGACGAGAATCTGCGTGGCCGGGCCCAGCGGCTTTTCCTTGTTGGCATACAGCGAGAAGGAGGGGTTGCGCGTGCCGCCCTGGGCCAATGGCAGGGGCTTGAGCAGGCCTTCGCGCAATTCGCGCTCGATCAGGTGACGCGGCAGCCAGGCGAAGCCCAGGCCGCTGCTGACGAATGAGGCGGCGGTGGGCAGGCTGCCAACCGTCCAGCGCTGCTCGGCGCCGAGCCAGCCGACATCGCGCGGCTGGGTGCGGCCGGAGTCGCGGATTACCACCTGCATCTGGCTCTCCAGGTCCTGGAAGGTCAGTTCGCGCTGCAGGCGGTGCAGGGCGTGATCAGGATGGGCGACGGCGACGAACTCGACGCTGCACAGCTCGGTGCCCAGATAGCCGGAGATATTTAGGCTGGTGACAGCCAGGTCGGCGGTGCCTTCCAGCAACACTTCCTCGACTCCCGACAGCACTTCTTCACGCAGGCGCACGCGGCAGCCGCGGCTTTGCGGGATAAAGGCGGAGAGGGCGCGCACCAGGCGTGCGTTGGGGTAGGCGGCGTCGACCACCAGGCGCACTTCGGCTTCCCAGCCCTGTTCCATGTAGTGGGCCAGGTCTTCCAGCTGGCTGGCCTGCTTGACCAGTTGCCGCGAGCGCCGTAGCAGCACTTCGCCGGCCTCGGTCAGCACCGCCTTGCGCCCGTCGATGCGCAGCAGCGGCACGCCGAGCTGTTCCTGCATGCGTGCCACCGTGTAGCTCACCGAGGATTGCGAGCGATGCAGCACATCGGCGGCCTGGGCGAAGCCGTTGTGGTCGACCACCGCCTGCAGCGTGCGCCATTGATCAAGGGTGACACGGGGCGCTTTCATCGTTGCTTCCTCTTCTCTACTCTTGGTGTCCCCTGAAGGAGACGCTGCATGAAAAAGCTTTGCCTGGCTCTGGTCACTCTGTTGCCGCTCACCGCCGTGGCTTATCCGGTAGAAATGAACAAGCAGATGAATGGCGCCGAAGTGTCGGCGACGCTTGAGGATATCGACAGCGATATCGGCTCGGTGATGCTCTACAACTACGGTCAGCGCGCTGCCCAGTGCAAGGCCACGTTCCGCAATGGCCCGGATGCGCCGCGTACGCGCAAGATCGATCTGGCGCCGGGGCAGAACAGCAACCTGACGGTGAAGTTCGGCCGTCAGGTGATCAAGCTGCGTGTCGACCTGACCTGCAAGCCCATCTGAGAACCTGTTTACGATCTCCTGGCCGTCGGCCATACGGCGTTAAAAACAGCCTCGAAATGCTCATTTACAGCTCGTAAACTCCGCTTCCTCGGCTATTTTTGCCTTGTCTGGCTCTAGTCCAAAAGATCGTAAACAGGTTCTGAAGCGTTAAGCAGAGCTGTTGGCAGCCTAGTGCGGGGCTGCCTACAAATCAACTTAATCGATAGGTAATAGCGGTTTTTTGCGCTTTTTAATCGATCTGTATCACCCTAATCTGCCCCCATCGACGCACAACAACCCCCGATGGAGGTAAGCCAAATGTCCCGTGTCCTGGTTATCGAAAGCAGCGCCCGTAAAGAAGGTTCCGTATCCCGTCAGCTGACCGCCGACTTCATCGGCCAGTGGCAAGCCGCCAATCCGCAGGATCAGATCCAGGTCCGCGACCTGGCCGTGGAGCAGGTGCCGCATCTGGATATCGACCTGCTCAGCGGTTGGATGAAGCCGACCGAGCAGCAGAACGAAGTGGAGAAGGCCGCTGCCGCCCGTTCCAACCTGCTCACCGACGAACTGCTGGCCGCCGATGTACTGGTCCTGGCGGCACCGATGTACAACTTCGCCATCCCCAGCACCCTGAAATCCTGGCTAGACCATGTGCTGCGTGCCGGCGTCACCTTCAAATACACCGAAGCCGGCCCGCAAGGCCTGCTGACTGGCAAGCGCGCCTATGTGCTGACCGCCCGTGGCGGCGTCTACAGCGGCAGCGCGATGGATCACCAGGAGCCCTACCTGCGCCAGGCGCTGGCCTTCGTCGGCATCCACGACGTGACCTTCATCCATGCCGAAGGCCTGAACATGGGCGCCGAGTTCCTCGAAAAGGGCCTGGCCCAGGCGCGTGAGCAGCTGGCCAAGGTCGCCTGAAAACCTGTCTACGATCAAAAGATCGTAAACAGGCTCTGTAATACCGATCTTCCCTCCGGGCCGTGCTCCTCGGCCCGACGTTTGACCCGCTAGGCCTTGCGCCTGGCGGGTCATTTTTTATCCGGCTGTATGCCTGCTTTCCTGTGTAACTGTGTTTGAAATATTGCACATCCTGTGCTGATATCGTCGCCACTTAATCAGGGCCGGAGGCTCCCGTGCACTTGTCTGGTCGTGGTGTGGCGCTGTCGGTGGCAGCGTCGGTGCTGTTCGTGCTGATTCCCGGCTATGTGCGCGAGCTGGCACCGCTGGATGGCGTGCAGGTGTTCGCCCAGCGCATTCTCTGGTCGATTCCTGCCGTCCTGCTGCTGGTCGCCCTGGCGCGCCAGTGGACGGTATTGGGCGCAGCTTTTACGCGCCTGCGCCGCGAGCCGCTGCTGTTGCCGGCCCTGCTGCTGGCTGCGGCGCTGATGGGGGTGCAGTGGTTGCTGTTCGTCTGGGCGCCGCTGGCCGGGCGCATGCTGGAAGTGTCGCTCGGCTATTTCCTTCTGCCGCTGGCCATGGTTCTGGTCGGCCGGCTGTTCTACGGCGAACGTCTGCGCCCGCTGCAACGCCTGGCGGTGGTCTGTGCGCTGCTCGGTGTGGCCCATGAGTTGTGGCTGACCCAGGCG
Encoded here:
- the fadD2 gene encoding long-chain-fatty-acid--CoA ligase FadD2 encodes the protein MQPDFWDDKRPAGVSNQLDLSTYRSVVEVFERSCKKFADRPAFSNLGVTLTYAELERHSAAFAGWLQKNTDLKPGDRIAVQMPNILQYPIAVFGAMRAGLIVVNTNPLYTVREMRHQFNDAGVRALVYLNTFGKSVQDVLPDTPIEYLIEARMGDLMPSLKGWLVNTLVNKVKKLVPDYSLPQALAFKDVLRNGRGHALKPAKVAFDDVAVLQYTGGTTGVAKGAMLTHGNLIANMQQVHNCLQQTAEDGQPLMKEGGEIMIAPLPLYHIYAFTANCMCMMVSGNHNVLITNPRDIPGFVKELGKWQFSAFLGLNTLFVALMDNPEFKNLDFSRLKLTNSGGTALVKATAERWQQMTGCAIVEGYGLTETAPVATTNCYGKLARLGTVGIPVAGTALKVIDDDGVEQPIGERGELCIKGPQVMKGYWQRPEATAEVLDAEGWFKTGDVAVIDPDGYVRIVDRKKDMIIVSGFNVYPNEIEDVVMAHPKVASCAAIGVPDEKSGEAVKLFVVPREGGISVEELKAFCRENFTGYKVPKHIVFRDALPMTPVGKILRRELRDIA
- a CDS encoding Mpo1-like protein, giving the protein MSAAPTERYQSFAEFYPYYLQEHSNDICRRLHYVGSLLVLTILGYSLLTQQWLWLLALPVAGYGFAWVGHFVFEKNRPATFQYPLYSLMGDWVMLKDAFTGRIRF
- a CDS encoding substrate-binding periplasmic protein, whose translation is MRLSLSALLLSLCLSLPVAAELRLATLEYPPYCSQALPTGGSIVELTVRAFATQGHVAQVDFLPWARVRADLRSGNYQGALALWPQEIIEEQLIASRPLFYSQLGFFVRKSKPVAYQSLSELRGQRVGIVRGYGYPPNLLRSGFSAEEAVDDISNLRKLAARRFDLVLLERTVGDYLINQDAALRGRLHWQEPALERIPLFVGFTAQKPGQPDWAAIFARGLAELHSSGEYTRILQRYANPVR
- a CDS encoding alpha/beta hydrolase, with protein sequence MQHQDFWLSATDGSALLVNHWHGESPPKAVVMIAHGMAEHSARYARLAESLVADGFAVYALDQRGHGRTAERGVLGHYADADGWSKVVGDLASLNHHIRQQHPQAPIFLLAHSMGSYIGQAYLMRHSCSLQGAILSGSNYQSPRLYKLASLIARAERWRQGPGGHSKLIDFLSFGSFNKAFKPNRTAFDWLSRDPAEVDKYIHDPFCGHPCSNQLWIDLLGGMQYISQVDNLAQIDSDLPLLVIGGDRDPVSEGKRLADLAGALRAAGLKDVQLQIYPDARHELLNESNRDEVTTYLLDWLDATLAHSRQCPTPVQEPA
- a CDS encoding MaoC family dehydratase, which produces MTQVTNIPYEALEVGQQASFDKTVEERDIQLFAAVSGDNNPVHLDAAFAAETMFKERIAHGMFSGALISAAIACRLPGPGTIYLGQQLKFTRPVKLGDTLTVKLEVLEKLPKGRVRLATRVFNQNAEQVVDGEAEVLAPRAEQTVTMPAMPQVTVG
- a CDS encoding AraC family transcriptional regulator, whose translation is MSERTTSSSWASGIVAALELGGVDCRSLFARLGLDYAALSDADARFPQDAMTRLWHLAVEASGNPAIGLNMAKTLRPSSFNVVGYAVMSSRNLQEGFARLVRYQRIIGEGADLSFHPTPEGYEIVLAIHGDRLPSASQSAEASLAYSLAFCRWLTGKPLSPRLASFMGPPPADMQPYREVFQCPLKFNAERYALLFERADLDAPLPSANEALAQLHDRFAGDYLARFSGSRVTHQVRQVLCRLLPQGEPKRETVAQALLLSERTLQRRLQDEGTSYQQLLDDTRRELAGQYLTQPNLTLLEISYLLGFADPSNFFRAFRRWFDVTPGEYRARL
- a CDS encoding HD domain-containing protein; translation: MNSRARFTHMQDGQAEDWAIIAEDFAAYAKHLPDRILSHLKLLDGDFGGFPVDRLSHSLQAATLAHRAGEDEEYVVCALLHDIGDTLGSYNHPDIAAAILKPFVSAENLWMVEKHGIFQGYYFFHHLGLDRHLREQFKEHPQYQRTIEFCARYDAAAFDPQGETLPLAFFEPMLRRVFAQPRQSLYKAAMQPAAS